AAACTGCCCGCTTTCGCGTGGTACAAATTACAGCTTCGAAGCcctgttttgaaaaaaattgaataagttGAATTGGGTTGAATTAGATAGATCTTCAAGCTCATCTCTTCATTGTTCTGTTTCACACTAACCTTACACACCAACCGAATATTATAAAGCACAATCCTGTGCATCTTACACGTACTCACAAAAACTGTCTCGCTGGCATCCCCAAATCTCTCAAATCAATCCATTTTGACAAAAGACAATTCAACTTCAACACTTTAATAACTCCCAGTCAAACTCCCAATTTCCCAACCCATcctaaatcatcaaaattcatttccagtaaccaaaaataacatatgcgttcatttcaattttcaagcaTATAAGATGAAATCAGAAACATTAACACTTGTTTTGGTGAATCTAGCTGGAATAATGGAAAAAGCAGACGAATCATTACTTCCTGGTGTATACAAAGAAGTTGGTGCTGCTCTTCATACTGATCCTACAGGACTCGGTTCGCTTACTCTCTTTCGATCCATTGTTCAATCTTCTTGTTACCCAATTGCCGCGTATCTCGCCACGCGTCATAATCGTGCTCATGTTATTGCTCTTGGTGCTTTTCTTTGGGCTGCTGCTACTTTTCTTGTTGCcttctcctccactttctttcagGTAATGCATCAAATTAAGTTTCTGAAATTATTGTTATAGGGTAGTGGACAtaggctttgtttggtaaaattaagttATATGCTCCTAAGCTTATAGTTGATAGTTGAAAAGATAccttatactccatccgtctcatTTTAGTAACAGTACTTAATAAAATGATTAGTTGACTTGATTTTAACggtaaaattagtatcatttatGAAAACACACgtattaattgtagttaatgAAGTAGTTAAGTTgtataaaattcaataaataaatgtatgttAGTGggaaaaatcaataaatactaCATTAATATTCTCaattgacaattattttgagatagAGAATAATGTTAAAGTGACAATAAAATGAGACGGAGAAAGTAGATGATAGTGGAAAAACTAGCTTATAGTtttatagctgaaaagttaggTTATAACAAATAGCTGAAATGTTAGCTGATAGCTAATGACTTATAGCTGACAAAtggattaatttaaattaactaGCTGTTTGGTTTAGATTTTACCTGGAATTACGTGTGTTTCAAAGCCAAAGCCACACTACCTCATAAAAATAAGAGGATAGGAATACTAGCTTCTATCTAAAATCTGTGTCTAGAGCAAACATAACGCATAAACAAACACAGGCTGaattgttttgtaaatataaaatgacgtaaaaatacataattaaagGAGGGTGGTAGTTACTTGCCTTGTTTACATGAGTTAGTGGGTCGTTATTTTACGaaagcataaataaataaataataaaataaaagtaataaggttaaaattggaagaaaagctataagctaatgAGAAAGCCTgttaccaaacacttttaattttattgaacaaGCTTATAACTTAATCCAATAAGCTATAAGGTAGCTTATTGGCATTACCAAACACAACCTTAGtctataaaattaacaaaattttaaaagggtcCTTAAATTTGACAATTCTCAACTGTgtaaacattcattttttttatcctaaatGTGTAAGGAGCTGTCATTATAGTTTCTAGATGTATCAAAGTTATGAAAACATCTCTTAGTTAGTGTGATATAGAGACGTGAGTGAGGACTGATGAGGAAAAGGGGGTATAGTGTAGTAAAGAGTTTGATAAGGTTATACGGTAAATAGTGGAGTAGGCTGCTTAGTTGGCAGGTTTTTTATGCTTTACTAGTATAAATAGTGGTaaaattaatgagttggataaaAATATGACTGTGGTGTTGTTTGATTCGTGTATCCGACCTCACTTGGTGGGATaatgcttggttgttgttgtatagtTTAATACTTCcatcttatattttgaaatgttaATAACTTAGGGATTAAATTGACatcttacaatttcagggaTAAAATTGGTGATTTTCTTGTTATACAACTGATTGAAttcagtttgaattttgaagtcAATTGTATTTTAGGTAGCAGTTTCACGAGGATTAAATGGGATTGGTCTTGCACTTGTAACTCCTGCAATTCAGTCCCTAGTTGCAGACTCTACTGATGATAACAATCGTGGCATGGCTTTTGGATGGCTTCAACTAACCGGAAATCTCGGTTCAGTTGTTGGTGGCCTCTTCTCAGTGTTGATAGCTCCAATAACAGTCTTTGGTATCGCTGGTTGGagaatttcatttcatgttgTTGGATTAATAAGCATTATAGTTGGTACTTTAGTTTTCATCTTTGCCAAAGATCCACATTTCGAAGATAAGGGCACACTGGCAAAAGATAGCAACCAAGTTCCAAAGGAAACATTTTGGTCTGGAGTAAGAGATTTGTTGCAGGAAGCCAAATCGGTTTCTAGGATTTCGTCTTTCCAGATAATTGTTGCACAGGGTGTTACTGGCTCCTTTCCTTGGTCGGCTTTGTCATTTGCGCCGATGTGGTTAGAGCTGACTGGCTTTTCACATGCAAAAACTGCTTTCCTCGTAGCTTTGTTTGTGGTTGCAAGTTCTGTTGGTGGTTTGTTTGGTGGTAAGATGGGAGATATCCTTTCAAGGCATCTTCCGAATTCAGGGAGGATAATTCTAGCACAGATAAGCTCCGGATCCGCGATCCCCTTGGCAGCGATTCTTTTGCTGGGTTTACCAGATGATCCATCTACAGCATTGTCACATGGTTTGATGCTCGTCATTTTGGGGCTCTTTATATCTTGGAATGGTCCTGCTACAAATAAGTATGTATTTCTACGTAATCTGTTTTTGATCTGTTTGCTTGATCATTTTCCCAATTCATTATCCTAAATTGGTTTAGTAGTTTAAAACTTGCCATgaacatttttcaaatattttttgcaACTTCCAAGTTCTTTTAGAAGATTAATAATTGAGATTATATATTTATCAATACTTGTTGCGATAAATTGTTGGTCCCTGATTATGAAACACATGTTGAATTTTGtttatcaattaaatttttcaatgattacagaattgtttggttttttacacatttttgaGTATTTTGGTTTACTTTGTGGCATTGTACAACCAATTATTTGTCTACATAAGAAAGAAATGAAGCATACATCTCTGTGGTTGTAATATAGCTTCTTCAAGTTTATATGTTTGTGCATAATTTAATTGGTTAAACTCTGTGGACTGGACATCAGTCCAATTTTTGCAGAGATAGTTCCAGAGAGATCCCGAACAAGTGTGTACGCATTGGACCGATCCTTCGAGTCTATACTATCATCTTTTGCTCCTCCTGCAGTGGGGATATTGTCTCAGCATGTTTACGGGTATAAGCCTATTCCCAAAGGATCTAGTGCATCTCAAGAGATTTTAACAGACAGAGAGAATGCTTCATCATTGGCAAAGTCTCTTTACACAGCAATAGGAATTCCAATGGCTCTATGCTGTTTAATctattcatttctttataagaCCTATCCGAGAGACAGAGAAAGAGCTAGGATGGAGGCTTTAATAGAATCGGAGATGCAGCATATTGAATCAGATGGGTTAGTCGTGGATAAGTCCGAGGAATTATCTATTGGAGATTATGATGGTGATGGAGGTGATCTTGATGATGAAGAGAATATATTGCTCTACAGGCAGTTGACATTCTCCAACTTAGCTGATTAGttaattcaaaaatttatagagaagagaaaaaatttcatatttgcTTAGTGGTGGTGAATTTTTTAGAACAAAATTTTGACCAATTTTGGCATTCACCAAACATGGATTGTAATAGAGCAAACAGTATACACCATAGTTTCATAGTGTTATCTTTCACTTATGAGGGAAGAGTTTCTTTTGTTGTAGGCAATTCGATTGTGTACACTATTATACATAGGATGACAATGTAAATTTATATGGTTTGGCTAATGTAATTGacattctgattttttaaatgTTCTTTCATAATGCTCAGGTATAGGATTTGATTCTTCCGATGGCTGAGCATATAACATTGTCAATTGATTTAGTTttctgaaaatataaaaattaggtTAGGTAGATAAAACTCCATGTAAAGCCAAAGAGAACTACCGACTTCAGCAATGAATTTCTGTTTTTTAGTATTAATCTAATGATAAGATTTACTTTTTCTGGAAtatataattatgttaattGCAAGAAAGCATAGAATTAGTCTTTACTAACTTGTTCCTGTAGAATTAATTTtaggctaaattgtatttttggtcccttaactatttaggttgtatttttggtcccttaactatttaggtagtatcgctttcgtcccttaattaaaatttgatttattttggtcctttaacttctaTATGTCACACATTTTcgtcctttccgttagttttaatttaaaaacgttagattttcttcatttcCTTCTGAACTTTCTatgggattcttgttgttgaaggttgatggagatgatataaAGATGAAAAAGACGAGAAGAAAATgtagaaaacctaacgtttttgaattaaaaaccAACGAAAAGGACAAAAATGTGCAATGGAGagaagttaaggatcaaaatgaatcgaattttaattaagggaccaaaacgatactatttaaatagttaaaggaccaaaaatgcaatctagccttaattttattatgattaATACCCCCATGAATCTGAGGCATCCTGCTAGTGGTAAGCACAAACTTTTATGTGCTCTGTATGTGAAATTCTACTTACCTAAGCTTCTATCCGTTTTGATTCTAGAAACTACCTGCAATAGGCACAGTTTATAAGATAGTTcacttgctaaaaaaaattcaaagaaggGTTTAATGTACTTACTATTATTAAAAGTTGAAATCTGTGATACAGTCCGATTAATTTCATATCTATGTATGTCTCACACTCACTCACCTGTGCTGGTTATGGAAAAACAAAGGttctttattttcattatcattTTCTAACTGCAGTTACAGTTTTAATTAGTTTCTTTCTTTTACAATTAATTTCACTTCAATTTGGTTTTCAATAGGGGTCCACCGAGATGTTTACCCTGATGTTGTAAAATTTGAGCTTGTGTGTTACTACCCAAATCGTTTGGTATTATAGTAAATTCTTGTAAATATCAAATGAATGTGGCAGTTGCGAACTTGCGATAACAATAACCTGTGTActatattccttcaaaaaaaaaaaacaacctatTTTTGCATGGAGTTGTGAATTGGTGGTTTCTAACAAGTCAAATTAGTTGTGAAGTATGTGTTCGTGTATGTCCTATAGATTTACCCGTTGTTGATTGGAAATTGGAAACTGATATTCGAAAGAAACGATTGCTAAATTACAGTATTGATTTCGAAATCTGTATTTTTTGTGGTAACTGTATTGAGTATTGCCCAACAAATTGTTTATCAATGACTGAAGAATATGAACTTTCAACTTATGATCGTCACGAATTAAACTATAATCAAATTGCTTTGGGCCGTTTACCAATGTCAGTAATTGATGATTATACAATTCGAaccattcaaataaaataaaaaaagagaattttttataattaaaaattatttttattcttaataaaataaatataaaataaaaaagaaaatcaaaatagtaTAGAATAGACTATATATATAACTCTATAAATAATGAtaatctatatatattatagattatATAGAAtatataagagataagagaataatcaaaataaaatattatcaaaatataataaataaaaaattaagtatatgaatttttttttcctggtcATATCAATACGGTCATGAAATTTCgatttctttgtctttttttttttacatataatgGATTTGTCTGAAATGCTACACGATTTTCTTTTAGTCTTTCTGGGATCGGGTATTATATTAGGAAGTTTAGGAGTAGTATTACTTACCAACTCTATTTTTTCTGCTTTTTCGTTGGGACTGGTTCTTGTTTGTATATccttattatatattttatcaaactcCCATTTTGTAGCTGCATCACAGCTACTTATTTACGTGGGAGCTATTaacattttaatcatatttgcTGTGATGTTCATGAATAGTTCCGAATATTACCAAGATTTTAATCTTTGGACTGTTGGGGATGGAATTACTTTGATAGTTTGTACAAGTATTTTTGTTTCACTAATAACTATTATTTCAGATACTTCATGGTACAGAATTATTTTGACTACAAGACCAAATCAGATTATTGAGCAAGATTTGACAAGTACTAGTCAACAAATTGGAATTCATTTATCAAccgatttttttctttcatttgaacTAATTTCAATAATTCTTTTAGTTGCTTTGATAGGTGCAATTGTTGTAGCTCGCCAGTAAAAAATCTTTATAGAATTAGTAATATAAatcaagattttttatttttttttcaattctatgTTATGtataaactctttttttttattgccaATATATTCTTTTGTTCCAGACTTGGTATATTCTTTAGTCAATTGAATCTATTGAATTGTTGTTCATATTgaaatgaatcaaaattaataaggAGTTGGTCAATGATGCTCGAACATGTACTTGTTTTGAGTGcctatttattttctattggtATCTATGGATTGATCACGAGCCGAAATATGGTTAGAGCCCTTATGTGTCTTGAACTTATACTGAATGCAGTTAATATAAATCTCGtaactttttctgatttttttgataatcgccaattaaaaggaaatattttttcaatttttgttataGCTATTGCAGCCGCTGAAGCAGCTATCGGACTGGCTATTGTTTCCGCAATTGCTCGTAACAGAAAATCAACCCGTATCAATCAATCGAATTTGTTGAATAAATAgcattaattaatcataattaataaaaaaattcaattcaatcaaataGTGAGTGTAATATTTATCAATTCAAATTAATATGTATTCTACACAACTTATGATCATGTTTGCATTGCCTAAATCATAAGAAATCAAAGTATCCTCTTCTATTCCTTATTCTAAATTTATCTAGACATCTTTTTTgattaacaattaacaatattataacaaatcatTGATTCATCtggtatataaatatatgattcaTTTACGAGTTTACTAGAtcgataattttcattttttatgttcaAAAATTACTATAGATACAATGTCACATTCAGTAAAGATTTATGATACATTCAGTAAAGGTGTTGAACTTTTGGGTATTATCGCTTGAtcaggtaattgttattttattgtcGATTGTCAATTTTGCAAGTAAATTCCTTTAGGATAAGGAATAgttcaagtttggggttgtgatgacgtCTCGTCATTACGTAATTTCTATGTAATTTGATCACATTTTGGAGTTCACAAGGCAACTTATGCAGCAAGAAAAGcagaaaaactgaagaaaatacaaagaaagaaaacgtGACACAATTCTAAAAGACCAAAATATGTTTTCGACATTGagaaaaacgtgtcacgatggcaaaaACGTGACACAATTTGAGGAAACCCTAACTCAACATATTTTTGTACCTATTTAAGCTAGAGTCTATTCCAAagacaagggttacgatttgaagagagcaaagtgcgattttgagactacaagacggctaggagggcaatttcttcatccttttacttgttcatgtatgtattgattcctctaatgattatgttatttttaaacaccattatgagtagctaaatccattagaggttaggtctgagatgattcttagtaaccctaattgaaccatgttgttgtgaaactctatttattgtgaatgacaatctagtttttattcaattcaattgttcttaatactatttatatcctgatcaaatataaacatgatttagtgagaacgaatgactaccgaccctagctttcgacttagacctaattgaattgttctaataaacatggttagtctaggaatgtataatcctttattagtgatattaggttaacgtgcttaaaccttcaaaggttattagaccacctaaggaattaggggttgtAACCCTATAAGAGGGTCGTAACTCAAGGGATTGGTTCGGACTATTTGGTTAACTATCATGGAACTAGCGAATCATtgataagaataggtgcagtataccaattagaggagcatagatgattcgaagacctaaactcatctctctcttattcttaaaaCCAACTTTACTTTTTGTCATTActtttatgcaatcaaaccaATCAACTGCCTAGTGGCAAATCAAAAGAACTTTTATACATCTTAATTTACAatgtaattgaattattgagattaaaaccAGTACTTATGGGAacaatatttttactactttgatattatttggTACACTTGTTAAACTTCTATCACATTTAATTTGGCAAAACACCCATGTGATTGTGCAGCTATAGAGATTAGGGTGTGCCCTGTGCAGGAATTTCATAAATTGACAACTAGCACTTCAAATTGCATATATCAGCTTAGGTATAGGTTGACAAATTTTGCTAcaattcaatttttctctttaattgtTATAgttatatctatatattttgtcttttatttattaatagcTTAATTATCTAAACTCAAGCAAGATCCAATCTAGATGACACCATACTAAAGCTATTAAATTTTAGGACTCAGATGAATTTTTAAAACTAAAGAtttgaaatttatatattagtactttttattttataggctaaattaaaaaaatgttctttatgttatttaatCGTATCAAAGTTgtcatttaactatttttcataccatttaagtttttaagttatttaattgttatAAGTTGATACTTTAAGTTTTTATTGTATCACTTAggtctttaagttatttaaatgTAATAATTTAGGGAATtttaaatccttttttttaggggagggaattttaaatcttaaaaatgtaagttattcgatgttaaaaaattacaattaaataacttaaaaacataagagatatgaaagaaaaaaaacttaaaagaacaacttgttataattaaataatttagccataattaaatatgcaagAGTGTAGTTCTAATAGTGATTAACTATGtctttggcgtcgtcaacgttgcagatccggagacataaATATTCCGGAGAttttaatatagtcatattagtcatatttgtaggcataagtactttgccgttttatgctattaatatggatgttgtgagtttgttcacatattcatcctttttgtttttagcgaatttgaatttgtattgtatcgacgTACTCTATctatttgaatgaatgaatatcgtttatttttgtcaaaataaaaactattacaTATTGAAggatatttttcatatttaaagtCATTGaatcttttttcaattattaataCGTTGAATTTAAGGTAGTTGAGATTAAGGTCAATTTCTAtgcaaaaacaagttttttgtGAAATAATGATTAACTAGAtgctcttttgttttgtttttgatttatgGTTATGTTGCAGGCTTGTAGCTTGCTGTAGGGGTTATCTTCGGTGCTGAATTTAGTTGCAGTATTTAAACTTTGTATGGTTTGTGCTTATAATAAAGGGAAAATTACAACAACCTCCCTTGAGGTCGTACATGGTTCAATGGCAGAACAAGTGACCAAGGATGTGGAGGGTTGTGCAGCgtttatttgtctttttcacGGGAGGTGGTAGATAACTTTAACAGAAGGTGGATGATTTTAACGGCAGGGAATAATTATGTCAAGTGAGAAAATAGATGGGGTGTAAGTGACATATGCACATAGTTTAGGGGAGGTGAGGGTAATTATCCCTataataaattaacaattttttttttggtcaagtaataaattaacaatttatgATTAGTAAAAGTGTAAAACTACAATTtagttaagaaaattaaaacttattgAATACCGATGtgtcaaatcattttttttttttacaaaaataaacggtattcattcattcaaattgatagagtatatcgatacaatacaaatctaaattcgctaaaaacaaaaatgatgaatctgtgaacaaactcacatcatccatgttaatagcataaaacggcaaaatacttatgcctacaaatatgactaatatgactatattcatgtctccggatctgcaacgttaacgacaccaaagtcattgtcattgatcagatctgcacttgctcaaaactaatatttcaacctgaatcaaataaacaccgcactaagacggaaaatcaaaGACACATCGCAAAAAGACGGGAagtcaaaacaaacagagtcgttcagagacgacgatctcactaaaaacaaaagaaagaaaatagaaaatttgttaaatcacttattcaataaggatagaaggaaaaacacttcggaggggtgatttttggatcaaaattgaccctaaatcacctctctaaaatgaagaagaagaataaagaGGTGACAgctagggtttgagaaggagataagagagagaggaagaagaattCAACGTAGATCAACCGATGTGTCAAATTTAATCtctatagtaatttttttacactaaATCTCTTTGTTcaatactttatttatttataaattattttagattatTTTGTTCCTTAACTGTAAAATGAtccaatttcaatcaaattaataattatattgtacaagcgttgattttcaataaatcaaatgtatatgagatttttttttaaagatccgcgaataattattatttataggaTCTTGTTAAGAAGTAGAAAGTAAAGTCAAGTTTTACATtgaaaagaacatttttttaacttttaaaaaatagaatacaCTGTTAAGAGCATTGTTTGCGGAAGTTCAGAATGATAAAATGGCGTGGATGATGGAACATAACGGGAGATACATTGTTAAGACTGGTTATAAACTGGCTATGATGAAGTTGCTACATACTGATCGATTCCATGTTGAAGGATAGTGGCATAAAATCTGGAAGGTGAATGCCCCTCATAAAGCGCGTAATTTATTATGGAGGATTTGCAGAGAGTGTGTTCCGACGCGTCTCCGATTACAATCACGACATGTACAATGTGAGCTGATCTGTCTGTGGCGTGATACGAATGTTGAGGATGATTGGCATGCTTTTTTGGGTTGTACGGTAGCGCAAGAGAGTTGGTATTGGGCAGGGCTTTCGACTATGCTACAACCGCGAGTTGGAACTGTGAGAAATTTGgcagattttgtttttgatatatGTCGTTCAAAAAACGTTGATTTGAGACACATTGAGATTTTGTTTCCCATAAATAGCACCACTAACAAATGAACACACATTGTGTAGTTTTCCACTATGAGTAGAAGGCCTCAAATCAATATTCTCCAAAGTAATATTTTGGCATGGTTTGTTTTGAGTGCAATTGAAACTTGCTGCAACTTCTAAATTTCCACTTCCTCTGATGTATTTGTAAGCCACATTGCGTATTTGCACACTTGAAACCCCCTACACAATTATTGGCAGAGATTAACTACATTATGgtacataaaattaaaacctCTTTCACTAATTTAGAGAAACCCAAAACAAACCTTTTTGCGGCTAgtcactatatttttttattattatccttcttgtattgaacattgtttgattaatgataatagttaaatttgcttctgtaaaaaaaaaaaaaaaagtagaatacacaatttccaatacaatatttccttttataattcTTTAACCAGTGCTCCGGGGGactggttaacattttccaattttattttatttttttagaaaagggaataaattttattactagTATTTAAACACACACAAATTAGATAAAccattttgtaaataaaaatgaaataaaccatTAATCACATGAATTAATTGGTTAATCTAATTTATTGATTATTGTTTAAAgatgattttcaatttttggtAGATCCCtttatcaataaatttttatttttcaaaaactacaaattaaTTCACATATTTAAGtttacaaataaatcatattggACAGTGGCAGAGcgagaaaaaaaagttagggTGGGCTGCTAAAATTAAccgttgaaaaattgtttaaagcctCGCAAAATAGATCTATAATTGAATTGTTTACATTTTTCGGGTGGACTACTACACCACTTTGCGGGAATTTGAATCAACCGAAAtctaaaaccgacataaaaatgtataaaatctCGAAAATAggcctataattgaattatttaaatattttggatgggccactacaccactttgcgggaatttggatcaaccaaaacctaaaaccgacacaaaattatataagatcttgcaaaatagacctataattgttgattttttaattttttcgggTGGACCGTGGCCCATCCCAGCtcatgaagggctccgccactgataTTGGATGCTAGTCATAACTATATTATCCTCAACAAGGCAGACCCATATTGATAATACTACAACAATAAAATCACATATAATTGGCCCGGATTTGGTCATGAGTATTTAATTGAACTAGTTaaagtgcaattttttttaaaagtttgagACTACCAATCCAATCACATAAAACCTTGTCTTCTTGAATAAAATTGTGAGATTTGTTATTTTAGTTAAACATCACCTATATCGTGGAATTATGCATGAaacaaatgtaaaaataaattagcaTCATCGCTAATATAATAGACCAACTAAGCATAGTAATTTAAGTTATAACATCATTGTTCCTTCTCAAAGAGACCCAAAAAATGTTCAATTcgattaaattttcaaaagtgAAAGCAAATACTTTGCCAAAtacaaaatagagtcgtttttCAATGGTGTACAAACTACAATTGGAACCCAATTGCACATAGAAAGTGAAGGGTATAATTGAATACCTCTTATAGATAGATATATGGAAACTACTAGTGTTTCCCAAAATGTATAAGATATTAAATACCTCCTACATGTATTATCATCCTAATATTAATTATGtaggttgttttctttataaagaaaaattatataggTTATTGTTGAAATGTCATGGAAATCATCATCACTTGTTTAACAAGAAATCTTCAACATTTAAGTTTTATAAGTAGAAAATCTTCAACATTTATTCTACTTGATTTATGTATTTAATCTAGGGCTGAAAATGAGTCGAATCAAGTCAAACCTGTGTGAGCTCGAttcgactcgataagaattggttcggctCGAAACTCGATTCGAGTTCGAAGCGAACCTTTTTTTAAActcgagttcggctcgtttaaagttcacgaataGTTCGGTTCAGCTCGTTTACTCGAATTGTATATttcacaaacttttttttttgtcaaaaatatttgacttatttaaaaaaaaaaaaaaaaagtaaaactatGAAGCGTACATTACTACTGCAGCACAATCCATATACTACTTGTATAGCTTTTACATTATAATTGAGATGCActtctctcacacacacacacacgcacacacagacacacacacacacatcgggctggttcatgaaccaaacgagtcgaacCATATTTAGTTtaagttcaactcatttatttaacgagCTTAATTTTAAACTCAAGTTTGACTCATTAGGTTCATGAATCAAGTTCAACGAATCAATTATCGAATCGAATCTCACACTATTTttgag
Above is a genomic segment from Medicago truncatula cultivar Jemalong A17 chromosome 5, MtrunA17r5.0-ANR, whole genome shotgun sequence containing:
- the LOC11433553 gene encoding uncharacterized protein isoform X2; this encodes MAFGWLQLTGNLGSVVGGLFSVLIAPITVFGIAGWRISFHVVGLISIIVGTLVFIFAKDPHFEDKGTLAKDSNQVPKETFWSGVRDLLQEAKSVSRISSFQIIVAQGVTGSFPWSALSFAPMWLELTGFSHAKTAFLVALFVVASSVGGLFGGKMGDILSRHLPNSGRIILAQISSGSAIPLAAILLLGLPDDPSTALSHGLMLVILGLFISWNGPATNNPIFAEIVPERSRTSVYALDRSFESILSSFAPPAVGILSQHVYGYKPIPKGSSASQEILTDRENASSLAKSLYTAIGIPMALCCLIYSFLYKTYPRDRERARMEALIESEMQHIESDGLVVDKSEELSIGDYDGDGGDLDDEENILLYRQLTFSNLAD
- the LOC11433553 gene encoding protein spinster homolog 3 isoform X1 is translated as MKSETLTLVLVNLAGIMEKADESLLPGVYKEVGAALHTDPTGLGSLTLFRSIVQSSCYPIAAYLATRHNRAHVIALGAFLWAAATFLVAFSSTFFQVAVSRGLNGIGLALVTPAIQSLVADSTDDNNRGMAFGWLQLTGNLGSVVGGLFSVLIAPITVFGIAGWRISFHVVGLISIIVGTLVFIFAKDPHFEDKGTLAKDSNQVPKETFWSGVRDLLQEAKSVSRISSFQIIVAQGVTGSFPWSALSFAPMWLELTGFSHAKTAFLVALFVVASSVGGLFGGKMGDILSRHLPNSGRIILAQISSGSAIPLAAILLLGLPDDPSTALSHGLMLVILGLFISWNGPATNNPIFAEIVPERSRTSVYALDRSFESILSSFAPPAVGILSQHVYGYKPIPKGSSASQEILTDRENASSLAKSLYTAIGIPMALCCLIYSFLYKTYPRDRERARMEALIESEMQHIESDGLVVDKSEELSIGDYDGDGGDLDDEENILLYRQLTFSNLAD